From Pedobacter cryoconitis, one genomic window encodes:
- a CDS encoding FtsW/RodA/SpoVE family cell cycle protein: MGTVQALLEKTKGDRWIWLIIILLSLISIFAVYSATGTLAYKQGKTVEKILLTKHLIFVVMGIGMIYIAHLVDYQYYAGISKILMIITIPLLFYTLVFGTSLNDASRWVKIPIIGLTFQTSDLAKLALITFLARMLTKKQENIKDVKTSFIPIMGSVCVVFVLIALANLSTALMLFGVSILLLIIGRISIKQILVVCAGGFVLLMFVVFLGPRRETYKSRVNSYLHPETQHSDKTYQADQAKIALASGGIFGKGPGNSTQRNFLPHPYSDFIFAIIVEEYGLFGALIIIILYLVLLYRCVRIVTQSPKAFGALLAAGLSFSLTIQAFANMAVAVGLGPVTGVPLPLVSMGGTSMIFTSIAFGIILSVSRDVEENGKKGLSEDLAKPASKVNKVIVGELPAMT, translated from the coding sequence ATGGGTACAGTACAGGCGCTTTTAGAGAAAACCAAAGGGGACCGCTGGATATGGCTGATCATAATCCTGTTGTCTCTGATCTCTATTTTTGCGGTTTATAGTGCAACTGGAACACTAGCATATAAACAGGGCAAAACTGTAGAGAAAATACTGCTCACCAAACACTTGATTTTTGTGGTGATGGGGATTGGTATGATCTATATTGCGCATTTGGTGGATTATCAATATTATGCTGGGATTTCAAAAATTCTGATGATTATTACAATTCCACTGTTGTTTTATACACTGGTTTTCGGAACGAGCTTAAATGATGCTTCCAGGTGGGTTAAGATTCCTATTATCGGATTGACTTTTCAAACGTCCGATTTGGCAAAACTCGCCCTGATTACGTTTCTGGCCAGGATGCTGACCAAGAAGCAGGAAAATATTAAAGATGTAAAGACTTCTTTTATCCCGATTATGGGCTCTGTTTGTGTGGTTTTTGTTTTGATTGCATTAGCCAATTTATCAACGGCGCTTATGTTGTTCGGGGTAAGTATTTTATTGTTAATTATAGGCCGGATCAGTATCAAACAAATACTGGTAGTTTGTGCGGGTGGTTTTGTACTGCTGATGTTTGTTGTTTTCCTGGGCCCAAGACGTGAAACTTATAAGTCACGTGTTAACTCTTATCTGCACCCTGAGACTCAGCATTCAGATAAAACATACCAGGCAGATCAGGCGAAGATTGCATTGGCATCTGGTGGGATTTTTGGAAAAGGGCCGGGAAATAGTACCCAGCGTAACTTCCTGCCTCACCCATATTCCGATTTTATCTTTGCGATTATCGTGGAGGAATATGGGTTGTTTGGGGCATTGATCATTATCATCCTCTACCTGGTGCTGCTCTATCGATGCGTCAGGATTGTGACGCAGAGCCCGAAGGCTTTCGGGGCACTGCTCGCAGCCGGACTGAGTTTTAGTTTAACGATACAGGCTTTTGCAAATATGGCAGTAGCTGTAGGTTTAGGACCCGTAACTGGTGTCCCTTTGCCGTTAGTAAGCATGGGTGGTACATCGATGATCTTCACGAGTATCGCTTTTGGAATTATCCTGAGCGTAAGCAGGGATGTAGAAGAGAATGGTAAAAAAGGGTTAAGCGAAGATTTAGCTAAACCAGCAAGTAAAGTAAATAAAGTAATTGTGGGTGAGTTACCGGCAATGACATAA
- the murG gene encoding undecaprenyldiphospho-muramoylpentapeptide beta-N-acetylglucosaminyltransferase: protein MRPTKIIISGGGTGGHIFPAIAIANALKRIEPECEILFVGATGRMEMEKVPAAGYKIVGLNISGIQRGSILKNLSLPFKLVDSMQKALKLISTFKPDVVVGVGGYASGPVLFAASWKNVPYLIQEQNSYAGMTNKRLGKKASKICVAFDGMEQFFPADRILKTGNPVRKDVVEIYNKRFHGSELLKLDPLKKTVLVTGGSLGAATLNKSIEKHLQDFIDQDVQLIWQTGKYYYAGIIERLGGSFHPNVRILEFLNQMDLAYAAADVIISRAGAGTIAELCLIKKPVILVPSPNVAEDHQTKNAMALVKRNAALLINDRSAEDTLVREALELLKDDVRCEQLSVNIGEMALPQADELIAREVFKLAVKKDI, encoded by the coding sequence ATGAGACCAACAAAAATAATCATTTCAGGAGGCGGTACTGGCGGACACATTTTTCCTGCCATTGCGATCGCAAATGCGCTCAAACGCATAGAGCCTGAGTGTGAAATATTATTTGTAGGTGCGACAGGCAGAATGGAAATGGAAAAGGTTCCTGCTGCCGGGTACAAAATTGTAGGCTTGAATATCAGCGGAATTCAAAGGGGGTCAATACTCAAAAATCTGAGTTTACCTTTTAAACTGGTTGACAGCATGCAGAAAGCATTGAAGTTGATCTCAACCTTTAAGCCTGATGTGGTGGTGGGTGTTGGTGGTTATGCTTCGGGACCGGTTTTATTTGCGGCTTCCTGGAAAAATGTTCCATACCTGATACAAGAGCAGAATTCTTATGCGGGTATGACCAACAAAAGACTGGGGAAAAAGGCTTCGAAAATATGTGTGGCTTTCGATGGAATGGAGCAGTTTTTTCCGGCTGACCGTATCCTGAAAACGGGGAATCCGGTACGTAAAGATGTAGTCGAGATTTACAATAAACGTTTCCACGGATCGGAATTGCTGAAACTGGATCCGTTAAAGAAAACTGTTTTAGTAACAGGCGGAAGCCTTGGTGCTGCTACATTGAATAAAAGTATTGAAAAGCATTTGCAGGATTTTATAGACCAGGATGTACAGTTAATCTGGCAGACCGGTAAATATTATTATGCAGGAATTATAGAGCGACTTGGCGGAAGTTTTCACCCGAATGTACGGATACTGGAATTTCTGAACCAGATGGACCTGGCTTATGCAGCTGCCGATGTGATTATCTCAAGAGCAGGGGCAGGAACAATTGCTGAACTCTGCCTGATTAAAAAACCGGTAATCCTGGTGCCTTCGCCTAATGTGGCTGAAGATCATCAGACTAAAAATGCGATGGCATTAGTGAAAAGAAATGCAGCCCTGTTAATCAATGACCGCTCTGCGGAGGATACTTTGGTGAGAGAGGCGCTGGAATTATTAAAAGATGATGTTCGTTGTGAACAGCTTTCAGTAAATATTGGGGAGATGGCTTTGCCACAAGCTGATGAGCTGATTGCAAGAGAAGTATTTAAACTGGCAGTAAAGAAGGATATATAA
- the murC gene encoding UDP-N-acetylmuramate--L-alanine ligase produces MELDLIKRVYFIGAGGIGMSALARYFKKRGCLVGGYDKTRTVLTSHLEEEGILISYVDVLSELPSEFEVTTAETLIVYTPAIPKDSVLLNYFRDNGFNLQKRSQVLGIISKGQFCIAVAGTHGKTTTSSIIAHILTDTGYGCTAFLGGITTNYQSNFLLGDNNVVVVEADEYDRSFLTLHPDIAVITSMDADHLDIYGDAAQLEESFQLFAKQLKPGGTLFFKQGLPIAEGITYGSETTATVRASNIRVEEGNFVFDYQDENVSITNIPLMLPGKHNVENATVAMAAALKLGIDPVKVKVAVANFKGVKRRFEYVVREDKHIYIDDYAHHPEELRACFHAVRQLYPDKKMTVVFQPHLFSRTRDFAADFAEILSTVDELLLLDIYPARELPMEGITSEFLRAKLMLENSGVYSKEEVLKYVKENQPELLVTVGAGDIDTLIQPLKNILTNV; encoded by the coding sequence ATGGAACTGGATTTAATCAAACGCGTTTATTTTATTGGTGCCGGTGGTATCGGAATGAGTGCGCTTGCGCGGTATTTTAAAAAACGCGGCTGCCTGGTTGGCGGATATGATAAAACCAGAACTGTTTTGACCAGTCATCTGGAGGAGGAAGGAATTCTGATTTCTTATGTGGATGTGCTGAGTGAATTGCCTTCGGAATTTGAAGTGACAACGGCGGAGACGCTGATTGTCTATACTCCGGCAATTCCGAAAGATTCGGTATTGCTGAATTATTTCAGGGATAACGGTTTCAATTTACAGAAACGTTCCCAGGTATTGGGGATCATCAGTAAAGGACAGTTTTGTATTGCTGTGGCGGGTACGCATGGTAAAACAACTACTTCTTCAATTATAGCCCATATTCTGACGGATACCGGTTATGGATGTACTGCGTTTTTAGGCGGAATTACGACGAACTATCAAAGTAACTTCCTGCTGGGCGACAACAATGTCGTAGTGGTGGAAGCAGACGAGTATGATCGCTCTTTTTTGACCTTACATCCGGATATCGCCGTGATTACTTCTATGGATGCAGATCATCTGGATATTTATGGAGACGCAGCACAATTAGAGGAGTCATTCCAGTTGTTTGCAAAACAGTTAAAACCAGGAGGAACTTTGTTTTTTAAACAAGGATTACCGATTGCTGAAGGGATAACTTATGGTAGTGAGACAACGGCTACTGTCCGGGCCTCAAATATCAGGGTAGAAGAGGGGAATTTTGTTTTTGATTATCAGGATGAAAATGTGAGTATTACGAATATTCCATTGATGCTTCCTGGAAAACATAATGTAGAAAATGCTACAGTAGCGATGGCAGCTGCACTAAAATTAGGAATTGATCCGGTTAAAGTGAAAGTCGCGGTTGCGAATTTTAAAGGCGTAAAAAGACGTTTTGAATATGTGGTGAGAGAGGATAAGCATATTTATATTGATGATTATGCACATCATCCCGAAGAGTTGCGTGCTTGTTTTCATGCGGTCAGACAACTGTATCCGGACAAGAAGATGACTGTTGTCTTTCAGCCGCATCTTTTTAGCCGTACGAGGGACTTTGCAGCTGATTTTGCGGAAATTTTAAGTACCGTTGACGAATTGTTGCTGCTGGATATTTATCCGGCCAGAGAGTTACCGATGGAAGGGATTACTTCTGAGTTTTTAAGGGCTAAACTAATGCTTGAAAACAGTGGGGTTTATTCGAAAGAAGAGGTACTGAAATATGTAAAGGAAAACCAACCTGAATTATTGGTTACTGTGGGTGCAGGGGATATTGATACTTTGATTCAACCGTTAAAAAATATTTTGACCAATGTTTAA
- a CDS encoding cell division protein FtsQ: MFKRIDWKFVFKCFAWIFCLGGIVTLMSFVSVKKHTVNVTNIKILIPGADNFIEREEIDAILKQSQGQLIGRKLEDINLHAIEEKIKSNPYIALSTVYADMDGVIHIEISQRQPLLRIISSSGQDFYIDKNGLKMPVSPNFTANVVVANGKILEHFSGRVDTLITKMASDLYKTALFLKKDTLWDSQIEQIFVNDKDDIELIPRVGNQRIILGNADSLQTKMTNLMTFYKEAMPKVGWDTYKTINIKYTNQIVCEKNNMDSILGSVGRAKPAKPTIASARKVMDSLVRAEVAAELRNNPQGVQEGESADKVNTPAVVKATPKPGMVIHKPVKVVPRPAKVAAVKPEHKPVKTEHKPVTPQKKWVKPEHKPVNTGQKPVKAVIKPAVAKPVKAKVTTKPVKETKHTSDNN, encoded by the coding sequence ATGTTTAAAAGGATTGACTGGAAATTTGTTTTTAAATGTTTTGCCTGGATTTTTTGTCTTGGCGGAATAGTTACCCTTATGAGCTTTGTATCGGTAAAAAAACATACAGTTAATGTAACGAATATAAAAATCCTTATTCCTGGAGCAGATAATTTTATCGAAAGAGAAGAAATTGATGCGATATTGAAACAGAGCCAGGGACAGCTGATCGGGCGTAAACTGGAAGACATTAACCTGCACGCAATTGAAGAAAAAATTAAGTCAAATCCATATATAGCATTGTCTACAGTTTATGCAGATATGGACGGTGTAATCCATATTGAAATTAGTCAGAGACAACCTTTATTGAGAATTATCAGTTCAAGCGGACAGGATTTTTATATTGATAAAAATGGACTTAAAATGCCTGTGTCTCCGAACTTTACGGCAAACGTAGTGGTAGCAAATGGTAAGATTTTAGAGCACTTTAGTGGCAGGGTAGATACCTTGATTACGAAAATGGCTTCAGATTTGTATAAAACGGCATTATTTTTGAAAAAAGATACGTTGTGGGACTCACAAATTGAACAAATATTTGTTAATGATAAAGATGATATTGAATTGATACCAAGAGTGGGTAACCAGCGTATCATTTTAGGGAATGCAGATTCTCTTCAAACGAAAATGACCAATCTGATGACCTTTTATAAAGAGGCCATGCCGAAGGTAGGTTGGGACACTTATAAAACCATAAACATAAAATACACCAATCAGATTGTTTGTGAAAAGAACAACATGGATTCCATATTGGGTTCGGTTGGCAGGGCTAAGCCTGCAAAACCAACAATTGCTTCTGCAAGGAAAGTAATGGATTCACTGGTGAGGGCTGAAGTTGCAGCAGAGCTTAGAAATAATCCCCAGGGAGTTCAAGAGGGGGAATCTGCGGATAAAGTGAATACTCCGGCTGTAGTTAAAGCTACGCCAAAACCAGGGATGGTAATCCATAAACCGGTAAAAGTTGTACCGCGTCCGGCAAAAGTTGCGGCCGTAAAACCGGAGCATAAGCCTGTGAAAACAGAGCACAAGCCAGTCACGCCGCAAAAAAAATGGGTGAAACCTGAGCATAAGCCGGTGAACACCGGACAAAAACCAGTAAAGGCCGTCATTAAGCCAGCTGTAGCAAAGCCAGTAAAAGCTAAAGTGACGACAAAACCAGTAAAAGAAACAAAACACACCAGTGATAATAATTAG
- the ftsA gene encoding cell division protein FtsA, translating to MGKEKTTVQSPIVVGLDIGTTKICVIVGRRTQHGKIEVLGIGKAESAGVTRGVVSNIQKTVQGISQAVELASGQSNVEVRVVNVGIAGQHIKSLQHRGILTRRELNNEISKKDLDKLIDDMFKLVMPPGEEIIHVLPQEFTVDNEPGVKDPIGMAGVRLEANFHIISGQVTAVKNIMRCVTNAGLQTQELILEPLASSESVLSDEEKEAGIALVDIGGGTTDIAIFHEGIIRHTAVIPFGGNSVTEDIREGCSVMRNQAELLKTRFGSALAEENKENEIICVPGLRGREPKEISVKNLAYVIQARMEEIIEHVYYEIKSSGYEKKLIGGVVITGGGALLKHLSQLVEYVTGLDCRVGYPNEHLSKYEDMPKTIYDDLKSPMYATSVGLLIKGIQKAEELIEELKQPGVYVERPAVVKDKVKRPGGGLFDKLLAKTKDFIKDDMNVSDEDYIKP from the coding sequence ATGGGCAAAGAAAAAACCACCGTTCAGTCTCCAATTGTAGTGGGATTGGACATCGGTACCACAAAAATCTGTGTGATAGTTGGTCGCAGAACACAGCATGGCAAGATTGAGGTTTTGGGTATTGGGAAAGCAGAGTCTGCGGGCGTAACCCGTGGTGTGGTTTCCAACATACAAAAAACTGTACAGGGTATTTCACAGGCCGTTGAATTGGCGAGCGGTCAGTCCAATGTGGAAGTACGTGTAGTAAATGTTGGTATTGCAGGTCAGCATATCAAGAGTTTACAACACCGTGGAATCCTGACAAGAAGAGAACTGAATAATGAGATCAGTAAAAAAGATCTGGATAAGTTAATTGATGATATGTTCAAACTGGTTATGCCCCCGGGAGAAGAGATCATCCATGTACTGCCTCAGGAATTTACTGTCGATAATGAACCAGGAGTTAAAGATCCGATCGGTATGGCGGGTGTTCGTTTAGAAGCGAATTTCCATATCATTTCGGGCCAGGTAACTGCGGTTAAAAATATTATGAGATGTGTAACCAATGCCGGTTTACAGACTCAGGAACTGATTTTAGAGCCGCTTGCATCTTCTGAATCTGTTTTAAGTGATGAAGAAAAAGAAGCTGGAATTGCTTTAGTGGATATAGGTGGTGGCACTACTGATATCGCTATTTTCCATGAGGGTATTATCCGCCATACAGCGGTTATCCCTTTCGGTGGAAATAGTGTGACTGAAGATATTCGTGAAGGCTGTTCGGTGATGAGAAATCAGGCTGAACTGTTGAAAACACGTTTCGGTTCTGCTTTAGCTGAAGAAAATAAAGAAAATGAAATTATTTGTGTACCAGGTCTGCGTGGCAGAGAACCAAAAGAAATTTCAGTAAAAAACCTTGCTTATGTGATCCAGGCCCGTATGGAAGAAATCATTGAGCACGTTTATTACGAGATAAAATCTTCTGGTTATGAGAAAAAACTAATCGGTGGTGTAGTAATTACCGGTGGTGGAGCGTTATTAAAGCATCTCTCTCAATTGGTTGAATATGTTACAGGACTGGATTGTCGTGTAGGTTATCCGAATGAACATTTGTCGAAATATGAGGATATGCCAAAAACTATTTATGATGACCTGAAAAGCCCGATGTACGCGACCAGTGTTGGCTTGCTGATTAAAGGAATTCAAAAAGCTGAAGAGTTGATTGAAGAGTTGAAGCAGCCTGGTGTTTATGTCGAGAGACCAGCAGTTGTAAAAGATAAAGTGAAACGCCCGGGAGGTGGATTATTTGATAAATTATTAGCAAAAACTAAAGATTTCATCAAAGACGACATGAACGTAAGCGATGAGGATTATATAAAACCGTAA
- the ftsZ gene encoding cell division protein FtsZ — protein sequence MYFEMLKDKSSIIKVIGVGGGGGNAVNHMYRQGIAGVDFIICNTDAQALEFSPIPNKVQLGASLTEGMGAGSIPEVGKNSAIENIDDIKSMLGSTTKMLFITAGMGGGTGTGASPIIAQAAKELDILTVAIITTPFSFEGKRRKMQAEDGLDELKKYVDSYLVISNDRLREIFGNLTLGSAFAQADDILTTAAKGIAEIITVPGYINVDFKDVRTVMKDSGVSIMGSFACEGENRALSAVEGALASPLLKDNEIEGARYILLNISSGLKEVTMDEVAIITDYIQDKAGLTADLIWGNCIDENLGEKLSVTIIATGFQTTEQRAHDKKNVKKISLLTPEEAPLVKPLEPVNSFIEPKAGAYTNEPVMKLKDDLKQSDLFGDMYSGNRNRRDDADSGIIRHTLVEEESTPAENKQEAGTDFELKTSETDFVFEAPKSNYNESAVPAQEEIVVPGLDDDKSDESIEDQLKKSKERIMRLKDLSMKLRTTNGLQELENEPAYKRKQTQLQQVQHSSESQVSRFTLSNDEEGSTEIRPNNSFLHDNVD from the coding sequence ATGTATTTTGAAATGTTAAAAGATAAGTCATCAATCATCAAGGTAATTGGTGTTGGTGGCGGTGGTGGTAATGCGGTTAACCATATGTACCGTCAAGGAATTGCAGGTGTAGACTTTATAATCTGTAACACTGATGCCCAGGCATTGGAGTTCAGTCCTATACCGAATAAAGTACAGTTGGGTGCAAGTTTAACCGAGGGAATGGGTGCAGGCTCAATTCCGGAAGTGGGGAAAAATTCGGCTATTGAAAATATAGACGATATCAAAAGCATGTTAGGCAGTACTACAAAAATGCTGTTTATTACTGCGGGTATGGGTGGTGGAACAGGTACGGGTGCTAGTCCCATCATTGCGCAGGCAGCGAAGGAACTTGACATTTTAACTGTGGCTATTATCACAACCCCTTTCTCTTTCGAAGGTAAAAGACGTAAAATGCAGGCCGAAGACGGTCTGGATGAACTGAAGAAATACGTGGATTCTTATCTGGTTATTTCCAATGATCGTTTACGTGAAATATTTGGTAACCTGACTTTAGGTTCCGCTTTCGCACAGGCAGATGATATTTTAACTACTGCGGCAAAAGGTATTGCCGAAATCATAACGGTGCCGGGATATATCAACGTGGATTTCAAGGATGTGCGTACAGTGATGAAAGACAGCGGTGTTTCTATCATGGGTAGTTTTGCCTGTGAGGGTGAAAATCGTGCTTTGAGTGCTGTTGAAGGTGCATTGGCTTCTCCGCTGTTAAAAGACAACGAGATTGAAGGTGCAAGGTATATCCTGTTGAACATCAGCTCTGGTTTAAAAGAAGTGACGATGGACGAGGTCGCTATTATCACGGATTATATTCAGGATAAGGCTGGTTTAACCGCAGATTTGATCTGGGGTAACTGTATTGACGAAAACCTGGGTGAGAAACTTTCTGTAACCATTATTGCTACAGGGTTCCAGACTACCGAACAACGTGCACACGATAAAAAGAACGTAAAGAAAATTTCTTTATTAACCCCTGAAGAAGCTCCGCTGGTAAAACCATTAGAACCTGTTAACTCTTTTATTGAGCCAAAAGCAGGTGCTTATACGAATGAGCCGGTGATGAAACTGAAAGACGATCTGAAACAATCTGATCTTTTCGGTGATATGTACAGCGGAAACAGAAACAGAAGAGATGACGCAGATAGCGGGATCATCAGACACACTTTAGTGGAAGAAGAATCTACGCCTGCTGAAAATAAACAGGAAGCAGGAACAGATTTTGAATTGAAAACATCAGAAACTGATTTTGTTTTTGAAGCACCTAAATCAAATTATAACGAATCTGCTGTGCCTGCGCAGGAAGAGATCGTTGTACCAGGTCTGGATGATGACAAAAGCGATGAATCTATTGAAGATCAGCTAAAAAAATCTAAAGAAAGGATTATGAGGCTGAAAGATCTGAGCATGAAATTGCGTACAACCAATGGATTGCAGGAGCTTGAAAACGAACCTGCTTATAAACGTAAACAAACACAATTACAACAGGTACAGCATTCTTCGGAATCGCAGGTATCAAGGTTTACTTTAAGCAATGATGAAGAGGGCAGTACAGAGATCAGACCTAACAATTCATTCCTTCACGATAACGTTGATTAA
- a CDS encoding aminotransferase class I/II-fold pyridoxal phosphate-dependent enzyme — protein MDIFEKIAKHMGPLGQHQKWSHGYFSFPKLEGAIAPHMNFRGKEHLVWSLNNYLGLANHPEVREADSKGAADFGMAYPMGARMMSGNSKYHEQLEQELAEFVGKPDAFLLNYGYQGMLSIIDCLVDRNDVIVYDGECHACIIDGLRLHLGKRFVYQHNDIDSARKQLERATKLVDSSGGGILVITEGVFGMSGAQGKLKEIIELKKDFNFRLLIDDAHGFGTMGKTGAGTHEEQDCIEGVDIYFGTFAKSMAGIGAFVASSEEITNFFRYNMRSQTFAKALPMPMVIGLLKRLELLKNNPELREKLWNIATTLQKGLRARGFDLGITNTMVTPVFLKGELLQATALTMDLRENYSIFCSIVVYPVIPKGLIELRLIPTAMHTLEDVERTLEAFSEVAEKLKSGYYNDNKFSPE, from the coding sequence TTGGATATTTTTGAAAAGATAGCAAAGCATATGGGCCCGCTTGGGCAACACCAAAAATGGTCACATGGATATTTTTCCTTTCCGAAGTTAGAAGGAGCCATTGCGCCGCATATGAATTTTCGGGGTAAAGAACATTTGGTTTGGAGTTTAAATAATTATCTGGGATTAGCTAATCACCCGGAAGTAAGGGAAGCGGATTCAAAAGGTGCAGCAGATTTTGGGATGGCTTACCCGATGGGCGCCAGAATGATGTCTGGAAACTCTAAATATCATGAGCAATTAGAACAGGAGCTTGCAGAATTTGTGGGTAAGCCTGATGCATTCCTTTTAAACTACGGTTACCAGGGAATGTTATCTATCATTGATTGTCTGGTAGACAGAAATGATGTAATTGTTTATGATGGAGAATGCCACGCTTGTATTATCGACGGTTTGCGTCTTCATTTAGGTAAACGTTTTGTTTATCAGCATAACGATATTGACAGTGCCCGTAAACAACTGGAGCGTGCTACTAAACTGGTAGACAGTTCAGGAGGAGGGATTCTTGTGATTACTGAAGGTGTTTTTGGTATGTCAGGTGCACAGGGTAAACTGAAGGAAATTATTGAATTGAAAAAAGACTTCAATTTCCGTTTGTTAATCGATGATGCACATGGATTTGGTACGATGGGTAAAACTGGTGCCGGAACACATGAAGAACAGGATTGTATTGAAGGTGTAGATATCTATTTCGGAACATTTGCAAAATCAATGGCTGGAATCGGTGCTTTTGTTGCATCTTCAGAAGAAATAACTAATTTTTTCCGTTATAACATGCGTTCTCAGACTTTTGCGAAAGCATTGCCAATGCCAATGGTCATTGGTTTACTGAAGCGTTTAGAACTGCTTAAAAATAATCCAGAGCTGAGAGAGAAACTATGGAATATCGCAACTACCTTACAAAAGGGGTTAAGAGCGCGTGGTTTTGATTTAGGAATTACCAATACGATGGTTACCCCTGTATTTTTAAAAGGTGAATTGTTACAAGCTACTGCATTGACAATGGATCTTCGCGAGAACTATAGTATCTTCTGTTCTATTGTAGTGTATCCGGTTATTCCTAAGGGCTTAATTGAGCTTAGACTGATACCAACTGCAATGCATACTTTAGAAGACGTAGAGCGCACGCTTGAAGCTTTTAGCGAAGTTGCAGAGAAGCTGAAAAGCGGCTATTATAATGACAATAAATTCAGCCCGGAATAG
- a CDS encoding histone H1, with amino-acid sequence MKKFDELKKLVTTLEADADKFYNKANSAAGTRVRKGMQDLKNIAQAIRLEIQETKNKEA; translated from the coding sequence ATGAAAAAATTTGATGAGTTAAAGAAGCTTGTTACCACATTAGAAGCTGATGCAGACAAGTTTTACAACAAAGCCAACAGTGCTGCCGGAACACGTGTCCGTAAAGGAATGCAGGATCTTAAAAACATAGCTCAGGCTATTCGTTTAGAGATTCAGGAGACCAAAAACAAAGAGGCTTAA
- the dapA gene encoding 4-hydroxy-tetrahydrodipicolinate synthase, with amino-acid sequence MNKFHGTGVALVTPFNADGSVDYDGLKKLINYQIDGKVEYLVSLGTTGETATLNKDEKKKIWAFTAEINNGRLPLIAGIGGNNTAEVIQEIKEFDASGYDAILSASPYYNKPTQEGIYQHYKAISESTDLDVLLYNVPGRTASNVSAETTCRLAVDCKNIIGTKEASGSFDQFNQIMRDKPADFLLISGDDPVALPMISLGAAGVISVVGNAFPLLFSEMIRLSLKGDFKAAQVLHLKVVEFTRLVFEEGNPAGIKAALKYFNVCGDQVRLPLVPASGRLAQLISTQIKQISL; translated from the coding sequence ATGAACAAATTTCATGGAACGGGTGTAGCTCTTGTTACACCATTTAACGCAGACGGATCGGTAGATTACGACGGTTTGAAAAAACTGATCAACTATCAGATTGACGGGAAGGTAGAATACCTGGTATCGTTAGGTACTACAGGTGAAACAGCAACACTCAATAAGGACGAAAAGAAGAAGATCTGGGCATTTACAGCAGAAATAAATAACGGCAGATTACCATTGATCGCTGGTATCGGCGGTAATAATACAGCAGAAGTTATTCAGGAGATCAAAGAATTTGATGCTTCAGGTTACGACGCTATACTTTCAGCAAGTCCATATTATAATAAACCTACACAAGAAGGCATATATCAGCACTACAAAGCGATCAGTGAGTCTACAGACCTGGATGTATTACTTTATAATGTCCCTGGCCGTACAGCAAGTAATGTAAGTGCAGAAACTACCTGCCGTTTAGCAGTAGATTGCAAGAATATAATCGGGACCAAAGAAGCTTCAGGCAGTTTTGATCAGTTCAACCAGATTATGAGAGATAAACCAGCAGACTTCTTATTGATTTCTGGTGATGATCCTGTAGCCCTGCCAATGATTTCATTAGGCGCGGCAGGTGTAATTTCTGTAGTTGGAAATGCATTCCCTCTTTTATTCTCAGAAATGATCAGGTTATCCCTGAAAGGCGATTTCAAAGCCGCTCAGGTATTGCACCTGAAAGTAGTTGAATTTACAAGGTTAGTTTTCGAAGAAGGTAACCCGGCAGGGATTAAAGCTGCTTTAAAATACTTTAACGTTTGTGGTGACCAGGTACGCTTGCCATTAGTGCCTGCATCCGGCCGCCTGGCCCAGCTGATCAGCACTCAAATTAAACAAATCAGTTTATAA